A DNA window from Haloactinospora alba contains the following coding sequences:
- a CDS encoding IS630 family transposase, with protein MHAVELWEQGCSQAEIARRLGVSAESVRRWKRRWEQGGAAALRRRPAPGAAPKLTQAQVEHVRRALEQGAHAHGFDSDLWTVRRVGHVVERVCGVQMSAASVWRLLTARLGWSLQRPVRRAAERDEAAIAHWVAHEWPRIKRGP; from the coding sequence ATGCATGCCGTCGAGCTGTGGGAGCAGGGCTGCTCGCAGGCCGAGATCGCGCGCCGGCTCGGGGTGTCGGCCGAGAGTGTGCGCCGCTGGAAGCGGCGCTGGGAGCAGGGCGGGGCGGCCGCGTTGCGTCGCCGTCCCGCCCCAGGGGCCGCACCCAAGCTCACCCAGGCCCAGGTGGAGCACGTCCGCCGAGCGCTGGAGCAGGGAGCCCACGCCCACGGCTTCGACTCCGATCTGTGGACCGTGCGGCGGGTGGGCCACGTGGTCGAGCGCGTGTGCGGGGTGCAGATGTCGGCGGCCTCGGTGTGGCGGCTGCTGACCGCTCGGCTGGGCTGGAGCCTGCAGCGCCCGGTGCGCCGGGCCGCCGAGCGCGACGAGGCCGCCATCGCCCACTGGGTGGCCCACGAGTGGCCGCGCATCAAAAGGGGGCCCTAG
- a CDS encoding transposase: MGKANAYSPEFRDEAVKHVIESQRSINRVANELGISSETLRNWVRKYRKETPDDAPSLDTTERARLRELERLNREKDMEIAFLKKAAAYFAKDRP; the protein is encoded by the coding sequence TTGGGCAAGGCAAACGCATATTCGCCGGAGTTCCGTGATGAAGCGGTGAAACATGTCATCGAGAGTCAACGCTCTATCAACCGGGTTGCCAACGAGCTCGGGATCAGCTCGGAAACACTACGGAACTGGGTGCGCAAATACAGGAAAGAAACTCCCGACGATGCACCGTCACTGGATACGACCGAGCGGGCCCGGCTGCGTGAACTGGAACGACTCAACCGCGAGAAGGACATGGAGATCGCTTTTTTGAAAAAAGCGGCCGCGTACTTCGCGAAGGATCGTCCGTAA
- a CDS encoding transposase, producing MAAHQKGALENRAWIVFFDESGISLLPQVRRTYAPRGRTPVLGHRLSNWKRASMAAAVGYHAADPGRGARLCFDLRPGTYDTTALIDVLTRLKDFYTGERVVLIWDGLPAHRSRAMRDWLAEQDWLTVERLPAYAPELNPVEMLWASLKNAELANLAGEYLADTAHAARAGITRICNDDQLAWSFLAHTGLTIHPRPTTNQPTKTSVGVLTTEVEYSPDWA from the coding sequence GTGGCCGCGCATCAAAAGGGGGCCCTAGAAAACCGGGCATGGATCGTCTTCTTCGACGAATCCGGCATCTCGCTGTTGCCCCAGGTGCGGCGCACCTACGCCCCCCGCGGACGCACCCCCGTGCTGGGCCACCGACTGAGCAACTGGAAACGCGCATCCATGGCCGCGGCCGTGGGCTATCACGCCGCCGATCCCGGCCGCGGCGCGCGACTGTGCTTCGACCTGCGTCCCGGCACCTACGACACCACCGCACTGATCGACGTGCTCACCCGCCTCAAAGACTTCTACACCGGCGAGCGCGTGGTGCTGATCTGGGATGGCCTGCCCGCCCACCGCAGCCGCGCCATGCGCGACTGGCTCGCCGAGCAGGACTGGCTGACTGTGGAACGCCTGCCCGCCTACGCCCCCGAGCTCAACCCCGTGGAGATGCTGTGGGCCAGCCTGAAGAACGCCGAACTGGCCAACCTCGCCGGCGAGTACCTCGCCGACACCGCCCACGCCGCCCGGGCCGGCATCACCCGCATCTGCAACGACGACCAGCTCGCCTGGTCCTTCCTCGCCCACACTGGCCTGACAATCCACCCCCGTCCTACAACCAACCAACCAACGAAAACCTCAGTAGGTGTACTGACCACAGAGGTTGAGTACAGCCCGGACTGGGCTTGA